In the Phaseolus vulgaris cultivar G19833 chromosome 7, P. vulgaris v2.0, whole genome shotgun sequence genome, one interval contains:
- the LOC137827686 gene encoding protein indeterminate-domain 6, chloroplastic-like, which yields MAAASSSTPFSGTREESPQITTHHQPSTVAPITVPQKKRRNQPGTPNPDAEVIKLSPKTLMATNRFICEVCNKGFQREQNLQLHRRGHNLPWKLKQKSTKEQKRKVYLCPEPTCVHHDPSRALGDLTGIKKHYSRKHGEKKWKCEKCSKKYAVQSDWKAHSKTCGTREYRCDCGTLFSRRDSFITHRAFCDALAHESARYPSSSNPLGTHLFGTNHTSLTLSQVGTQLSQVQNQNQTVTNIGAALKFEHLIPPLNQSSFGHSPQSMPSSAFFMNNNTNQTLFEEHQSQQGQLFSNKQLHGLMQLTALDGNTNNSNSSSVAAPNSNLFNLSFFPSSNSTSTIIPDQFNNISGSDQGTTPPPLFVNNNPAVSDHVGSSFSSLFGDSIENVSSPHMSATVLLQKASQMGSTTTTSGSSLLRGMSSNGSKAENGHHHHHNLQGLMNSIANGNTSLFRNMQGNENNLSGFHNVDESNHKLPQNLNNVNFGGSDKLTLDFLGVGGMVRNMNGGFSQREQLQQQQRVMGTEFFGP from the exons ATGGCGGCAGCTTCCTCATCCACTCCATTCTCGGGAACCAGAGAAGAAAGCCCTCAGATTACAACACACCATCAACCCTCCACAGTTGCTCCAATCACAGTTCCTCAAAAGAAACGGAGGAATCAACCTGGAACCCCAA ATCCAGACGCGGAGGTGATAAAACTATCTCCCAAGACCCTAATGGCAACAAACAGGTTTATATGTGAGGTGTGCAATAAAGGATTTCAAAGGGAGCAAAACCTACAGCTTCACAGAAGAGGACACAACCTTCCTTGGAAGCTAAAGCAGAAGAGTACAAAAGAGCAAAAAAGAAAGGTTTATCTTTGTCCCGAGCCCACCTGCGTCCATCATGATCCTTCAAGGGCTTTGGGAGACCTCACTGGAATCAAGAAGCACTACTCTCGCAAGCATGGTGAGAAGAAGTGGAAGTGTGAAAAGTGCTCAAAGAAATATGCTGTTCAATCTGATTGGAAAGCACATTCAAAGACTTGTGGCACTAGAGAGTACAGATGTGACTGTGGCACTCTCTTCTCTAG GCGTGACAGTTTCATCACTCATAGGGCGTTCTGTGATGCATTAGCACATGAGAGTGCAAGATACCCCAGTAGCTCAAATCCTTTGGGAACTCATTTGTTTGGCACAAACCACACTAGTTTAACCCTATCCCAAGTGGGTACCCAACTTTCCCAAGTTCAAAATCAGAACCAAACAGTCACTAACATTGGTGCAGCTCTTAAGTTTGAGCACTTGATTCCACCTCTAAATCAGTCTTCATTTGGACACTCACCACAATCAATGCCTTCCTCAGCTTTCTTCATGAATAACAACACCAATCAAACATTATTTGAAGAACACCAATCACAACAAGGACAACTATTCTCAAACAAGCAACTACATGGCCTAATGCAGCTCACTGCTCTTGATGGCAACACTAACAACTCCAATTCTTCATCAGTTGCTGCTCCTAATTCCAATCTCTTCAACCTCAGCTTCTTCCCAAGTAGCAATAGCACTAGCACCATTATCCCTGATCAATTCAACAACATAAGTGGTAGTGACCAAGGAACAACACCACCACCACTCTTTGTTAATAACAACCCTGCAGTAAGTGATCATGTGGGTTCAAGTTTTTCTTCGCTCTTTGGTGATTCAATAGAAAACGTATCATCCCCTCATATGTCTGCCACTGTGTTGCTTCAAAAAGCCTCTCAAATGGGTTCAACCACAACCACCAGCGGTTCTTCTTTACTTAGAGGAATGTCTAGCAATGGTTCCAAAGCTGAAAATggtcaccaccaccaccacaatCTTCAAGGGTTGATGAACTCTATTGCTAATGGAAACACGTCCTTGTTTAGGAACATGCAAGGGAATGAAAACAACCTTTCTGGGTTTCACAACGTCGACGAGTCCAACCATAAGTTGCCCCAGAATCTTAATAATGTAAACTTTGGAGGTTCTGATAAGTTGACCTTAGACTTTTTGGGTGTTGGAGGAATGGTTAGAAATATGAATGGTGGATTTTCACAGAGAGAACAACTACAACAACAACAACGTGTCATGGGTACTGAGTTCTTTGGACCCTGA